From Sebaldella sp. S0638, one genomic window encodes:
- a CDS encoding glycine-rich SFCGS family protein produces MEKEIVVVIGHRLGQGDKVAKGVEEAGGKAIVIKGMGADTKLGDVMKEHNADIGISFCGSGGAGAIMAQTKYGYKAKHHLRSVDAGVTAIKEGYTVLGFGFLDVEELGKRIIETYKEKYSV; encoded by the coding sequence AAAGGAAATTGTAGTAGTAATAGGACACCGTCTCGGACAGGGGGATAAAGTAGCTAAAGGCGTGGAAGAAGCAGGAGGAAAGGCAATTGTAATAAAAGGAATGGGTGCCGATACAAAGCTTGGCGATGTAATGAAAGAACACAATGCAGATATAGGAATATCATTTTGCGGAAGCGGCGGAGCAGGAGCAATTATGGCTCAGACAAAATACGGGTATAAGGCAAAGCATCATCTGAGATCTGTGGATGCAGGAGTAACAGCAATAAAAGAAGGATACACAGTATTAGGTTTTGGTTTTCTTGATGTAGAGGAACTTGGAAAAAGAATAATAGAGACATATA